The following proteins are encoded in a genomic region of Cataglyphis hispanica isolate Lineage 1 chromosome 9, ULB_Chis1_1.0, whole genome shotgun sequence:
- the LOC126851872 gene encoding piggyBac transposable element-derived protein 4-like has product MTRDRYLKLLQMLHFTHTVDPTNDRLHKIRNVIDILRTKFSQAFQPYERLCIDESLLLYKGRLSFKQYIPSKRNRFGVKSFILSDCQTGFVLDLLVYAGSSTMVHSENQDIGISGAIVETLMKPYLGMGHTLYVDNWYSSPALFNFLHNNCTNACGTVRKRRKGMPKIDERLKRGEATFRSCTNLLVTKWMDKKEVYMLSTMHTSEFGTIIKHGGKKVLLKPVCVLDYNNSMGAVDKADMVISTVNSTRKTLKWYRKFFFHLLDICVWNAYCLYKDKMKEPISMAKFQLQLIREILGKYHQATKRQHLTGNNHPGRLTERHFPSVYKSAGKNRSRRCVVCSANDKRHESKYECKDCNVDSQYAQFAEKLSVQWRYSDGAVPRLVALFQRSGMP; this is encoded by the exons ATGACCAGAGACCGCTACCTCAAATTATTACAGATGTTACACTTCACCCATACGGTCGATCCTACGAACGATCGTTTACACAAAATACGGAACGTCATTGATATATTACGAACAAAATTTAGTCAAGCATTTCAACCTTATGAACGTCTGTGCATTGACGAAAgcttgcttttatataaaggaAGGCTGTCTTTTAAACAGTACATCCCGTCCAAAAGAAATAGGTTCGGTGTAAAATCCTTTATTCTCAGCGATTGTCAGACAGGATTTGTACTAGATTTACTTGTTTATGCTGGATCATCTACAATGGTACATAGTGAAAATCAGGATATTGGAATATCTGGCGCAATAGTTGAAACACTCATGAAACCGTATCTTGGAATGGGCCATACACTTTATGTGGACAATTGGTATTCAAGTCCTgctttattcaattttctacATAATAATTGCACGAATGCGTGCGGAACGGTTAGAAAACGGAGGAAGGGAATGCCGAAAATTGACGAACGGTTAAAAAGAGGAGAGGCAACATTTCGATCATGCACTAATTTATTAGTCACAAAGTGGATGGATAAAAAAGAAGTATATATGCTGTCTACCATGCATACGTCAGAATTTGGAACAATAATCAAGCACGGAGGAAAGAAAGTTTTACTAAAACCTGTATGCGTATTGGATTATAATAACTCTATGGGCGCAGTAGATAAAGCAGACATGGTCATCAGCACGGTAAATTCCACACGCAAAACCTTAAAATGGTACCGCAAATTTTTCTTCCACTTGTTGGACATTTGCGTGTGGAATGCCTATTGCCTTTACAAAGACAAAATGAAAGAACCGATATCCATGGCAAAATTCCAATTACAGTTAATCAGGGAAATACTGGGAAAATATCACCAAGCTACAAAGCGTCAACATTTAACAGGCAATAATCATCCGGGAAGATTAACGGAAAGACATTTTCCTTCCGTTTACAAATCGGCAGGGAAAAATCGAAGTAGACGGTGCGTCGTTTGCAGTGCAAACGACAAAAGACATGAATCTAAGTATGAGTGCAAAGACTGTAATGTGG ACTCACAATATGCACAGTTTGCGGAGAAGCTCTCCGTTCAGTGGCGCTACTCCGACGGCGCGGTGCCCCGTTTGGTGGCGTTATTCCAGCGGAGCGGAATGCCGTAA